One region of Physeter macrocephalus isolate SW-GA unplaced genomic scaffold, ASM283717v5 random_379, whole genome shotgun sequence genomic DNA includes:
- the CRTC2 gene encoding CREB-regulated transcription coactivator 2 isoform X1 yields the protein MATSGANGPGSATASASNPRKFSEKIALQKQRQAEETAAFEEVMMDIGSTRLQAQKLRLAYTRSSHYGGSLPNVNQIGCGLAEFQSPLHSPLDSSRSTRHHGLVERVQRDPRRMVSPLRRYPRHIDSSPYSPAYLSPPPESSWRRTMPWGNFPAEKGQLFRLPSALNRTSSDSALHTSVMNPSPQDTYPGPAPPSVLPSRRGASSAVSFAGFLDGEMDSKVPAIEENLPDDKHLLKPWDAKKLSSSSSRPRSCEVPGINIFPSPDQPATVPVLPPAMNTGGSLPDLTNLHFPPPLPTPLDPEETVYPSLSGGNSTSNLTHTMTHLGISGGLGLGPGYDAPGLHSPLSHPSLQSSLSNPNLQASLSSPQPQLQGSHSHPSLPASSLARHALPTTSLGHPSLSAPALSSSSSSSSASSPVLGAPPYPASTPGASPRHRRVPLSPLSLPAGPADARRSQQQLPKQFSPTMSPTLSSITQGVALDTSKLPSDQRLPPYPYSPPSLVLPTQPPTPKPLQQPGLPSQACSVQPSGGQPPGRQLHYGTLYPPSPSGHGQQSYHRPMSDFNMGNLEQFSMENPSTSLALDPPGFSEGPGFLGGEGPVSGPQDPHALNHQNLTHCSRHGSGPNIILTGDPSPGFSKEISAALAGVPGFEVSAAGLELGLGLEEELRMEPLGLEGLNMLSDPCALLPDPAVEDSFRSDRLQ from the exons ATGGCGACGTCGGGGGCGAACGGGCCCGGCTCGGCCACGGCCTCAGCTTCCAATCCACGCAAGTTTAGTGAGAAGATCGCGCTGCAGAAGCAGCGTCAGGCCGAGGAGACGGCGGCCTTCGAGGAGGTGATGATGGACATCGGCTCCACCCGG TTACAGGCCCAAAAACTGCGACTGGCATACACAAGGAGCTCCCATTATGGTGGCTCTCTGCCCAACGTGAACCAGATTGGCTGTGGCCTGGCTGAGTTCCAG AGCCCCCTCCACTCCCCTTTGGATTCATCCCGGAGCACTCGGCACCACGGGCTGGTGGAACGGGTGCAGCGAGATCCCCGAAGAATGGTGTCCCCACTTCGCCGCTACCCCCGC CACATTGACAGCTCTCCCTATAGTCCTGCCTACTTATCTCCTCCCCCGGAGTCCAGCTGGCGGAG GACAATGCCCTGGGGCAATTTCCCTGCAGAGAAGGGGCAGTTGTTTCGACTACCATCTGCACTTAACAG GACAAGCTCTGACTCTGCCCTTCACACAAGTGTGATGAACCCCAGCCCTCAGGACACTTATCCAGGCCCTGCACCCCCTAGCGTCCTGCCCAGCCGCCGTGGAG CCAGCTCCGCCGTATCCTTTGCAGGTTTTCTGGATGGCGAAATGGACTCCAAAG TCCCTGCTATTGAGGAGAACTTGCCAGATGACAAGCATTTGCTGAAACCGTGGGATGCTAAGAAG cTGTCCTCATCCTCCTCCCGACCTCGGTCCTGTGAAGTCCCTGGAATTAA catCTTTCCATCTCCTGACCAGCCTGCCACTGTGCCTGTCCTCCCACCTGCCATGAACACGGGAGGCTCCCTACCTGACCTCACCAACCTGCACTTTCCCCCACCGCTGCCCACCCCCCTGGACCCAGAGGAGACAGTCTACCCCAGCCTGAGTGGGGGCAACAGTACCTCCAATTTGACCCACACCATGACCCACCTGGGCATCAgtgggggcctgggcctgggcccagGCTATGATGCACCAG GACTTCATTCACCTCTCAGCCACCCATCCTTGCAGTCTTCCCTAAGCAATCCCAACCTCCAGGCTTCCCTGAGCAGTCCTCAgccccagctccagggctccCACAGTCACCCCTCACTGCCTGCCTCCTCCTTGGCCCGCCATGCACTGCCCACCACCTCCCTGGGTCACCCCTCACTCAGCGCCCcggccctctcctcctcctcttcctcctcttctgcttcATCTCCGGTGCTGGGTGCCCCCCCTTACCCAGCTTCTACCCCTGGGGCCTCCCCCCGCCACCGCCGTGTGCCCCTCAGTCCCCTGAGTTTGCCCGCGGGCCCAGCCGACGCCAGAAGGTCCCAACAGCAACTACCCAAACAGTTTTCGCCAACAATGTCACCCACCTTGTCTTCCATCACTCAG GGCGTCGCCCTGGACACCAGTAAGCTGCCCAGTGACCAGCGGCTGCCTCCATACCCGTACAGTCCCCCAAGTTTGGTTCTGCCCACCCAGCCACCCACCCCAAAGCCTCTGCAGCAGCCAGGGCTGCCCTCTCAGGCCTGCTCAGTGCAGCCCTCCGGTGGGCAGCCCCCAGGCAGGCAGCTGCACTATGGGACACTGTACCCACCCAGCCCCAGTGGGCATGGGCAACAGTCTTACCACCGGCCGATGAGTGACTTCAACATGGGGAAC cTGGAGCAGTTCAGCATGGAGAACCCATCAACCAGCCTGGCGCTGGATCCCCCTGGCTTTTCCGAAGGGCCTGGATTTTTAGGGGGTGAGGGGCCAGTGAGTGGCCCCCAGGACCCCCATGCCCTCAACCACCAGAACTTAACCCACTGTTCCCGCCATGGCTCAGGGCCTAACATCATCCTCACAG GAGACCCTTCCCCCGGTTTCTCTAAGGAGATTTCAGCGGCCCTGGCTGGAGTGCCTGGTTTTGAGGTGTCAGCagctgggctggagctggggctggggctggaggaggagctgcgCATGGAGCCGCTGGGCCTGGAGGGGCTCAACATGCTGAGCGACCCCTGTGCCCTTCTGCCTGACCCTGCTGTGGAGGACTCGTTCCGCAGTGACCGGTTGCAGTGA
- the CRTC2 gene encoding CREB-regulated transcription coactivator 2 isoform X3: protein MATSGANGPGSATASASNPRKFSEKIALQKQRQAEETAAFEEVMMDIGSTRLQAQKLRLAYTRSSHYGGSLPNVNQIGCGLAEFQSPLHSPLDSSRSTRHHGLVERVQRDPRRMVSPLRRYPRHIDSSPYSPAYLSPPPESSWRRTMPWGNFPAEKGQLFRLPSALNRTSSDSALHTSVMNPSPQDTYPGPAPPSVLPSRRGGFLDGEMDSKVPAIEENLPDDKHLLKPWDAKKLSSSSSRPRSCEVPGINIFPSPDQPATVPVLPPAMNTGGSLPDLTNLHFPPPLPTPLDPEETVYPSLSGGNSTSNLTHTMTHLGISGGLGLGPGYDAPGLHSPLSHPSLQSSLSNPNLQASLSSPQPQLQGSHSHPSLPASSLARHALPTTSLGHPSLSAPALSSSSSSSSASSPVLGAPPYPASTPGASPRHRRVPLSPLSLPAGPADARRSQQQLPKQFSPTMSPTLSSITQGVALDTSKLPSDQRLPPYPYSPPSLVLPTQPPTPKPLQQPGLPSQACSVQPSGGQPPGRQLHYGTLYPPSPSGHGQQSYHRPMSDFNMGNLEQFSMENPSTSLALDPPGFSEGPGFLGGEGPVSGPQDPHALNHQNLTHCSRHGSGPNIILTGDPSPGFSKEISAALAGVPGFEVSAAGLELGLGLEEELRMEPLGLEGLNMLSDPCALLPDPAVEDSFRSDRLQ, encoded by the exons ATGGCGACGTCGGGGGCGAACGGGCCCGGCTCGGCCACGGCCTCAGCTTCCAATCCACGCAAGTTTAGTGAGAAGATCGCGCTGCAGAAGCAGCGTCAGGCCGAGGAGACGGCGGCCTTCGAGGAGGTGATGATGGACATCGGCTCCACCCGG TTACAGGCCCAAAAACTGCGACTGGCATACACAAGGAGCTCCCATTATGGTGGCTCTCTGCCCAACGTGAACCAGATTGGCTGTGGCCTGGCTGAGTTCCAG AGCCCCCTCCACTCCCCTTTGGATTCATCCCGGAGCACTCGGCACCACGGGCTGGTGGAACGGGTGCAGCGAGATCCCCGAAGAATGGTGTCCCCACTTCGCCGCTACCCCCGC CACATTGACAGCTCTCCCTATAGTCCTGCCTACTTATCTCCTCCCCCGGAGTCCAGCTGGCGGAG GACAATGCCCTGGGGCAATTTCCCTGCAGAGAAGGGGCAGTTGTTTCGACTACCATCTGCACTTAACAG GACAAGCTCTGACTCTGCCCTTCACACAAGTGTGATGAACCCCAGCCCTCAGGACACTTATCCAGGCCCTGCACCCCCTAGCGTCCTGCCCAGCCGCCGTGGAG GTTTTCTGGATGGCGAAATGGACTCCAAAG TCCCTGCTATTGAGGAGAACTTGCCAGATGACAAGCATTTGCTGAAACCGTGGGATGCTAAGAAG cTGTCCTCATCCTCCTCCCGACCTCGGTCCTGTGAAGTCCCTGGAATTAA catCTTTCCATCTCCTGACCAGCCTGCCACTGTGCCTGTCCTCCCACCTGCCATGAACACGGGAGGCTCCCTACCTGACCTCACCAACCTGCACTTTCCCCCACCGCTGCCCACCCCCCTGGACCCAGAGGAGACAGTCTACCCCAGCCTGAGTGGGGGCAACAGTACCTCCAATTTGACCCACACCATGACCCACCTGGGCATCAgtgggggcctgggcctgggcccagGCTATGATGCACCAG GACTTCATTCACCTCTCAGCCACCCATCCTTGCAGTCTTCCCTAAGCAATCCCAACCTCCAGGCTTCCCTGAGCAGTCCTCAgccccagctccagggctccCACAGTCACCCCTCACTGCCTGCCTCCTCCTTGGCCCGCCATGCACTGCCCACCACCTCCCTGGGTCACCCCTCACTCAGCGCCCcggccctctcctcctcctcttcctcctcttctgcttcATCTCCGGTGCTGGGTGCCCCCCCTTACCCAGCTTCTACCCCTGGGGCCTCCCCCCGCCACCGCCGTGTGCCCCTCAGTCCCCTGAGTTTGCCCGCGGGCCCAGCCGACGCCAGAAGGTCCCAACAGCAACTACCCAAACAGTTTTCGCCAACAATGTCACCCACCTTGTCTTCCATCACTCAG GGCGTCGCCCTGGACACCAGTAAGCTGCCCAGTGACCAGCGGCTGCCTCCATACCCGTACAGTCCCCCAAGTTTGGTTCTGCCCACCCAGCCACCCACCCCAAAGCCTCTGCAGCAGCCAGGGCTGCCCTCTCAGGCCTGCTCAGTGCAGCCCTCCGGTGGGCAGCCCCCAGGCAGGCAGCTGCACTATGGGACACTGTACCCACCCAGCCCCAGTGGGCATGGGCAACAGTCTTACCACCGGCCGATGAGTGACTTCAACATGGGGAAC cTGGAGCAGTTCAGCATGGAGAACCCATCAACCAGCCTGGCGCTGGATCCCCCTGGCTTTTCCGAAGGGCCTGGATTTTTAGGGGGTGAGGGGCCAGTGAGTGGCCCCCAGGACCCCCATGCCCTCAACCACCAGAACTTAACCCACTGTTCCCGCCATGGCTCAGGGCCTAACATCATCCTCACAG GAGACCCTTCCCCCGGTTTCTCTAAGGAGATTTCAGCGGCCCTGGCTGGAGTGCCTGGTTTTGAGGTGTCAGCagctgggctggagctggggctggggctggaggaggagctgcgCATGGAGCCGCTGGGCCTGGAGGGGCTCAACATGCTGAGCGACCCCTGTGCCCTTCTGCCTGACCCTGCTGTGGAGGACTCGTTCCGCAGTGACCGGTTGCAGTGA
- the CRTC2 gene encoding CREB-regulated transcription coactivator 2 isoform X2 — MGAEKVRQEWTERGDGLRSPAELQAQKLRLAYTRSSHYGGSLPNVNQIGCGLAEFQSPLHSPLDSSRSTRHHGLVERVQRDPRRMVSPLRRYPRHIDSSPYSPAYLSPPPESSWRRTMPWGNFPAEKGQLFRLPSALNRTSSDSALHTSVMNPSPQDTYPGPAPPSVLPSRRGASSAVSFAGFLDGEMDSKVPAIEENLPDDKHLLKPWDAKKLSSSSSRPRSCEVPGINIFPSPDQPATVPVLPPAMNTGGSLPDLTNLHFPPPLPTPLDPEETVYPSLSGGNSTSNLTHTMTHLGISGGLGLGPGYDAPGLHSPLSHPSLQSSLSNPNLQASLSSPQPQLQGSHSHPSLPASSLARHALPTTSLGHPSLSAPALSSSSSSSSASSPVLGAPPYPASTPGASPRHRRVPLSPLSLPAGPADARRSQQQLPKQFSPTMSPTLSSITQGVALDTSKLPSDQRLPPYPYSPPSLVLPTQPPTPKPLQQPGLPSQACSVQPSGGQPPGRQLHYGTLYPPSPSGHGQQSYHRPMSDFNMGNLEQFSMENPSTSLALDPPGFSEGPGFLGGEGPVSGPQDPHALNHQNLTHCSRHGSGPNIILTGDPSPGFSKEISAALAGVPGFEVSAAGLELGLGLEEELRMEPLGLEGLNMLSDPCALLPDPAVEDSFRSDRLQ; from the exons ATGGGAGCTGAGAAAGTGAGGCAGGAATggacagagagaggagatggTCTCCGAAGCCCGGCGGAG TTACAGGCCCAAAAACTGCGACTGGCATACACAAGGAGCTCCCATTATGGTGGCTCTCTGCCCAACGTGAACCAGATTGGCTGTGGCCTGGCTGAGTTCCAG AGCCCCCTCCACTCCCCTTTGGATTCATCCCGGAGCACTCGGCACCACGGGCTGGTGGAACGGGTGCAGCGAGATCCCCGAAGAATGGTGTCCCCACTTCGCCGCTACCCCCGC CACATTGACAGCTCTCCCTATAGTCCTGCCTACTTATCTCCTCCCCCGGAGTCCAGCTGGCGGAG GACAATGCCCTGGGGCAATTTCCCTGCAGAGAAGGGGCAGTTGTTTCGACTACCATCTGCACTTAACAG GACAAGCTCTGACTCTGCCCTTCACACAAGTGTGATGAACCCCAGCCCTCAGGACACTTATCCAGGCCCTGCACCCCCTAGCGTCCTGCCCAGCCGCCGTGGAG CCAGCTCCGCCGTATCCTTTGCAGGTTTTCTGGATGGCGAAATGGACTCCAAAG TCCCTGCTATTGAGGAGAACTTGCCAGATGACAAGCATTTGCTGAAACCGTGGGATGCTAAGAAG cTGTCCTCATCCTCCTCCCGACCTCGGTCCTGTGAAGTCCCTGGAATTAA catCTTTCCATCTCCTGACCAGCCTGCCACTGTGCCTGTCCTCCCACCTGCCATGAACACGGGAGGCTCCCTACCTGACCTCACCAACCTGCACTTTCCCCCACCGCTGCCCACCCCCCTGGACCCAGAGGAGACAGTCTACCCCAGCCTGAGTGGGGGCAACAGTACCTCCAATTTGACCCACACCATGACCCACCTGGGCATCAgtgggggcctgggcctgggcccagGCTATGATGCACCAG GACTTCATTCACCTCTCAGCCACCCATCCTTGCAGTCTTCCCTAAGCAATCCCAACCTCCAGGCTTCCCTGAGCAGTCCTCAgccccagctccagggctccCACAGTCACCCCTCACTGCCTGCCTCCTCCTTGGCCCGCCATGCACTGCCCACCACCTCCCTGGGTCACCCCTCACTCAGCGCCCcggccctctcctcctcctcttcctcctcttctgcttcATCTCCGGTGCTGGGTGCCCCCCCTTACCCAGCTTCTACCCCTGGGGCCTCCCCCCGCCACCGCCGTGTGCCCCTCAGTCCCCTGAGTTTGCCCGCGGGCCCAGCCGACGCCAGAAGGTCCCAACAGCAACTACCCAAACAGTTTTCGCCAACAATGTCACCCACCTTGTCTTCCATCACTCAG GGCGTCGCCCTGGACACCAGTAAGCTGCCCAGTGACCAGCGGCTGCCTCCATACCCGTACAGTCCCCCAAGTTTGGTTCTGCCCACCCAGCCACCCACCCCAAAGCCTCTGCAGCAGCCAGGGCTGCCCTCTCAGGCCTGCTCAGTGCAGCCCTCCGGTGGGCAGCCCCCAGGCAGGCAGCTGCACTATGGGACACTGTACCCACCCAGCCCCAGTGGGCATGGGCAACAGTCTTACCACCGGCCGATGAGTGACTTCAACATGGGGAAC cTGGAGCAGTTCAGCATGGAGAACCCATCAACCAGCCTGGCGCTGGATCCCCCTGGCTTTTCCGAAGGGCCTGGATTTTTAGGGGGTGAGGGGCCAGTGAGTGGCCCCCAGGACCCCCATGCCCTCAACCACCAGAACTTAACCCACTGTTCCCGCCATGGCTCAGGGCCTAACATCATCCTCACAG GAGACCCTTCCCCCGGTTTCTCTAAGGAGATTTCAGCGGCCCTGGCTGGAGTGCCTGGTTTTGAGGTGTCAGCagctgggctggagctggggctggggctggaggaggagctgcgCATGGAGCCGCTGGGCCTGGAGGGGCTCAACATGCTGAGCGACCCCTGTGCCCTTCTGCCTGACCCTGCTGTGGAGGACTCGTTCCGCAGTGACCGGTTGCAGTGA